CGGCTGATGCTGCCGCCCCGGCCGTGGAAGAAGAGCACGTCGATACCGTGCTTGCGACCGGCCTCGATCAACCGCTCTTCGGCGCGGTAGAGGCCCCAGAGGCTGGTGATGATGCCGCCATCCTTGTTGCTGTCGCTGTAGCCGACCATCGCCTGCTGCACCGGTTTGCTGCGTCCATGCAGCTCCTGTTGCAGAGCGATGCTGCGTCGCGTAACCGGATGAGCAAGAAAACGGTCGAGGATGTCGTGACTGCGTTCCAGATCGTCGATAGTTTCGAAGAGCGGCACCACCGGAATCGGGCAGGCATCGCCATCACCGTGCGGCTCCATCAGGCCGACTTCGCGGGCGAAGAGATAGACCACCAGCAGATCCGACACATTTCTCGTCATGCTGACGATCAGCGAGCCGATGCCGTCGTAGCCGTACTGCCGGGCGTGTTCGAACAGCACCCGGTAGCAGGCGAGCACCGTTTCGGCTTCGGGCCCGACCTGCATGTCGGGGTGGGTGAAGGGGCGTGGTGAAAGCAGTTCGCGTTCGAGAAATTCCATTCGCTTTTCCTCGCTCCATTCGGGGAAGCCAGCCCCGTCAAGTCCGGCGGCGGTCATGAGTTGTGAAAGAGCCAGATCGTGGAAGCGGCTGTTCTGCCGGATGTCGAGCCTGCCGAGATGGAAGCCGAAGGTCTGGGCGATACGAAACACCGGGGCGACATCGCCAAGCGAGATGTTTGCCCCACCGATTGCCGAGAGCGACGACATGAAGAGTTCGATGTCTGAAAGCAGCTCGGTGTGGCGTTTATACTGGTAGTGGGCCGGTTCATCAAAATGCTCCTGCAAGCTCTCATCTGGAAGGCTGGCGATCATGAGATTGAGGAACTGCCGCCACGGTTCGTGACGGTTCCTGTCGAGCGCACGCTGTCCCTCTTCGCCGAGCTTGTGGCGCATGATCTCCATCCGCTCCTCCATCGCTCCGGTTGGTGACTGGAAGCGCCCCGAGATGCTGAGTTTTGATGCGAGCTGTTCGAGATGGTGTCGGACAAGCCGGATGGCGTGACGGCGCATCTCCTGAAGGGTCTCCCGGGTGGTGTCAGCCGTTACCAGCGGGTGTCCGTCGCGGTCGCCGCCGACCCAGCTTCCGAAGGAGAGACGCGGCAGGTTGCGCGGGTCGGCCGTGATTTTCGGATCAAATCCGGCCACACTCCACGCCTTTTCAAGACGCTGGTCGATCATGGGGAGCACGTCGGGAAAGATTGTGTGCAGATAGTGCAGCACGTTCTGGCGTTCGGTGCCGACGTCCGGTTTTTCGAACAGGATTTCACCGGTGCGCCAAAGCCGTTCGAGCACCACCTTGATGTCGGTGCGGATTTTTTCCCGTTCGGCGGGCGTCCACATGCGGTTTTCGCGTTTGACAAGCAGCAGATAGAGTTCGCGGTGCTGTTCGAGCACCGTGCGCCGTTTGGCCTCGGTAGGGTGGGCCGTCAGCGTTGGTTCGACCTCGATGTTCGGCAGCTCGGCAGCGATTTCCGCCTCCGTGATGCCAAGCTTTTGCAGATGTCGGAGTGCCTCGCCCCACAATCCGCTGAGCGATTCAACCCCTTCGTTTGATTCGAGTTGACGTCGATACTGGGCAGCCGAGTTCTCCTCGGCCATGTTGAGCAGCTGGAAAACCACGGACAAGGCCTGAACAGCCCGTTCGGGATGCTCGCATTCCGTGATGGCGCCACTGTGTTCGCCGCGAAGGTGCGTGGCGAGTTTTGTCTGGCCAAGCTCCTGAAGAACTTCGATAAAGCAGTCGAGCAGGAATTGGAAATCGATTGCGGCTTTGTCGAAATCGACAACGCTCATCGTGGTGGTGATCATGGTGGCAATCTCAATGTCAGTAGTTCAGGAAAGGAGGCATTTACTCCCGGAACTTAAGCTCTTCGATATTCGCCGCAAAATTCGCTCTTTTGCCCGGGTTTGTGTAGCTGCAATGATTAACGCTTTTTAGATGCAAATGTTTGCCCCCTTTGACAATTATGTTTATCTTTCTCAATAAATTTATGCAAGCGGCTAACACCTAATCCATTACTTGTTATGGACAACAAATCAAACGGTAAGCTTATTGCTTTGGCAATCGGCGGGGCTGTGTTAATGGGGACATTGTTTTTCTTGGTATCATTCCTGACCGGCTACTCTCCGGCGCCGAATCATTCGGCCATTCTCACTCCTCTGCGGTCGTTCATGGGATGGTTCCTGCTTATCTTCTGTGCCTCTCTGATTATCATGGGTCTTGGCAAAATGTCCGGAGCTATCAGTGACAAGTGGTTCCTGAGCTTCCCGCTAAGCATCTTCGTCATTGTCATGGTGATGTTCTTCAGCCTCAGGTTTTACTGGGAAAAAGGTCGTACCACCACTGTTGATGGCAAGTACATCCGTTCGGTTGAGCAGCTTAATGACTTCCTCAACAAGCCGGCCGCTACCAGCGATCTTCCTCCGGTCCCGGCTGATTTCGATTTCGCAGCAGCTGAAAAGCTGACTGATGCAAAGTGCAACAAGTGCCACACGCTCGGTTCGGTTGCCGATCTGTTCCGTACCAAGTACAAGAAGACCGGTCAGGTCAAGCTCATCGTCAAACGTATGCAGGGCTTCCCCGGAGCCAACATTTCTGACGACGAGGTTATTGAAATCGGCACCTGGCTTCAGGAGAAATTCTGATTCTTCTGCCGGACAGTCGTCCGAACCCTTATTCAGAACAGCAGCGCCCCGGAAATCCGGGGCGTTCTGTATTGTGGGGGTTTACTTCTCGGCGGTATAGCTGACCGTGACGGTTTCGGTGATCCCGCCTCTGGCGTTCCAGTCGGTTTTGACCGTCATGCTTTTTGGCTGGCATGCTTCGACCAGATGGTCGAGAATCGTGTTGGTGATGTTTTCGTAAAAGATGCCGGCGTTGCGGAACTCAAGGAAGTAGTACTTGAGCGACTTCAGCTCGATGCAGCTTTTGTCGGGCACGTAGGTGATGGTGATGGTGCCGAAGTCGGGCAGGCCGGTTTTGGGGCAGACCGAGGTGAATTCAGGATTGACGATCTCAATGGTGTAGTCCCTGTTGGGGAAGGTGTTGTCGAAAACTTCGATGATCTCTTTGTTCATGGTTCTTGTTGGTGTGGATGGTTATCGGTTGTCTTTTCACGCCCCAAAATAGAAAACAGCCGAAATATTTGTTGCGATATTTAGAGCGCTTCTGATTCGCTGTATGGTTTTTCCCGTTATTTCCGGCTCCATGAAGCTTCAGGGGTAACCACAATCTTAACGTGTCTTTCATGCCATTTGACAGATATCGGGTGCAATCCGGTGGACTTGTTGACGATGAGTTGGCTCGCATTCGCCAGCAGCTCGCTGCCGAGTATGACCTGCAAGAAGTGTCCTACCGTTTTGCAGAGAGCGATTTCAGC
This portion of the Chlorobaculum parvum NCIB 8327 genome encodes:
- a CDS encoding photosystem P840 reaction-center cytochrome c-551; protein product: MDNKSNGKLIALAIGGAVLMGTLFFLVSFLTGYSPAPNHSAILTPLRSFMGWFLLIFCASLIIMGLGKMSGAISDKWFLSFPLSIFVIVMVMFFSLRFYWEKGRTTTVDGKYIRSVEQLNDFLNKPAATSDLPPVPADFDFAAAEKLTDAKCNKCHTLGSVADLFRTKYKKTGQVKLIVKRMQGFPGANISDDEVIEIGTWLQEKF
- the queF gene encoding preQ(1) synthase, whose protein sequence is MNKEIIEVFDNTFPNRDYTIEIVNPEFTSVCPKTGLPDFGTITITYVPDKSCIELKSLKYYFLEFRNAGIFYENITNTILDHLVEACQPKSMTVKTDWNARGGITETVTVSYTAEK
- a CDS encoding phosphoenolpyruvate carboxylase, producing MITTTMSVVDFDKAAIDFQFLLDCFIEVLQELGQTKLATHLRGEHSGAITECEHPERAVQALSVVFQLLNMAEENSAAQYRRQLESNEGVESLSGLWGEALRHLQKLGITEAEIAAELPNIEVEPTLTAHPTEAKRRTVLEQHRELYLLLVKRENRMWTPAEREKIRTDIKVVLERLWRTGEILFEKPDVGTERQNVLHYLHTIFPDVLPMIDQRLEKAWSVAGFDPKITADPRNLPRLSFGSWVGGDRDGHPLVTADTTRETLQEMRRHAIRLVRHHLEQLASKLSISGRFQSPTGAMEERMEIMRHKLGEEGQRALDRNRHEPWRQFLNLMIASLPDESLQEHFDEPAHYQYKRHTELLSDIELFMSSLSAIGGANISLGDVAPVFRIAQTFGFHLGRLDIRQNSRFHDLALSQLMTAAGLDGAGFPEWSEEKRMEFLERELLSPRPFTHPDMQVGPEAETVLACYRVLFEHARQYGYDGIGSLIVSMTRNVSDLLVVYLFAREVGLMEPHGDGDACPIPVVPLFETIDDLERSHDILDRFLAHPVTRRSIALQQELHGRSKPVQQAMVGYSDSNKDGGIITSLWGLYRAEERLIEAGRKHGIDVLFFHGRGGSISRGAGPTHRFIRAQPHGSLDAGLRVTEQGETIAQKYANRISAAYNLELFLAGITEARLEHRKDGYRPHPLEKAMDLLARSSNQAYRQLIEADGLLDFFRQATPIDIIESSRIGSRPARRTGKQSLDDLRAIPWVFSWNQARFGISGWYGAGTALEELRTTDPDSFDIMRQTDFSWAPFHYIINNVATSVLSADPWVMEKYASLVEDRTIRENLLGMIQAEYLRTMRLLELIYGGSLKEKYFNVYRFIENRKEGLGKLHSLQIDLLKRWRNHKATGNQEQAESLLPELLLTVNAISGGLRTTG